Genomic window (Alligator mississippiensis isolate rAllMis1 chromosome 7, rAllMis1, whole genome shotgun sequence):
cTCTACTACCACCAAGCTTCAAATCTGCTTTCAACCTTAGTTGGACCTTCTGACCATGGAGATGTTCAAAATGCACAGGACAACTGAACATCACTAAAACAGCACTTCTGGTTACAGAACAGATCTAATTTGGATTTCTAGATATATATCTTTCTATAGGTGATACAGCTGTTGATGATGATCCCCTATGAAAAATagctcctttttatttatttatttttatttttatttatttttaagatttcCTCTTATTAGAGTTCAGACATTCAGGCTCCTTCTCTGTCACCACAGAGACCAATTAGCCAAGGAGTTTTGTTGAGTAGAAGAAAAGTCAAACTTCTGATTCCTAATTGTGGAAGTTCTTATGAAAGTTTTTATGCCTTTATGAAAATGCTTTGCTACAGAATTAGGTACCTCTAAAGTGCAATCCAGACAACCTAAGCACTGAATAAAGAGACAAATGCAGGTTGGAAATGAGAACCACTGAGCTGGGTCACTAGTTAGCCATAAGTAAAGAAGTCCTGGGACAGGAGGGAAACAAGACCAATAATATGGGTAGGGGATTGGGACCTTCCAGACCCAGTTGCCAGGGCTTTCTTTAAATAATCTGTTAGGGTTACACCATGAGCATTTGTGCTATGGCCCTGGAcatgcaacctctgggctgtcaatgGTACCCCATAATTGTGAATGGGGTTAAGGGATGCTACTGTGACAGACCTTGTGCTCCAGCTGTCCTGCATGGACACACACATCATTTGATTGAAGCCACGTTGCTGGTTTCACTGGTATTTATCTTACTTGGCACTTTATCAGTAACCATAATTTCCTATGGCTGCATCATCACAACCATCTTGCCCATTCCTTCATCCACGGGCAGGAAGAAAGCCTTCTCTACCTGCTCTGCTCACCTCCTTGTAGTCAGCATTTTATACAGCAGCTCCATCTTCAGGTACATCCGTCCAGCTCAGAGGGGCGGTCGGGATTTTGACAAGACCTTTTCCTTTCTCTACTTTGTGGTTACCCAACTGTTTAACCCCTACATCTACACGCTGAGGAACAAGCAGGTCAAAAAGGCCCTAAGAAATCTGTACTTCAGGGTCTTTTCTCACCGTATTAGGGTATCCTAATGAAAGCTGTCTTTTTAACTGAGGTTAATGTCCCCATCTTTCCCCCTTTTCATATCTTTAGAAAGCTCTTCAAATATATATGACCACCCATGGTGTTCCTAACTAATCATGAACATAAATAGCCTTCTCCATGTGTCAAGCTTGATGAACATGAATTATCTTGTCAGAATACTATGTTTGTCTGGTCAGCTCAACTTTCGATACTTACTGTCACTGTCTTATTAAATTACATGCATTTTGTTCCACCCTATTCATCAAATAAATCTTTCAAGAGGACTTCACAGTCTATGTCCAATGTGGGGAAATATGAAAGAATGGAAGATGATCGATAACAGATCCCAGATGCTGTAAATACCTGGGGTCTGATGGTGGGAGTATGATACCAATCCATTGAGTCCTGCTCATTTCATGTCCCTGCTCCGGTCTCCACCACAGACCACTCTTTTGGAAGCAGAAGGTGTCACTTGATATCTTGTGGACTGATTTTATCCCTGATATATCCTATCTGTAAACTAGCTGAGTATGGTCAATATTGTGTTTTCAAATATAGCTTAAAGTACTAAATTATTAACCACCTGACAAAGGGATAAAAACAGCCTTCCTCCTATCTCTCTTTACTGAGAATCTGAAGCCTGTGGAGAGGCTTCAGACATCTGAAAACAGCTTAAAGAATTCCTAATCATATGGGATGGGCCATCACATCATCCCCATTTTTTGGAGATGGCCAAGAAGCATCAAGAGAGTAAGCATTATAACGAAAATCATGCAGAAAGTCTGCCACAAAGATGGGGACTTAAGTTCTGGGCTTGAATTCTGTACCCCACTCACCAAATGCTTCCTGAAGTGCCTGTCCTATTCCATGTTTACCCTAATTTACATGATGACTCCCTGAATCAGGCACTGAGGTGAGATGAGGGGTGGGATTTTATATGTGCCCTTGTATTCATGGTCACCCATGGACCAGCTGGAGTCATTTCTCAACTCAAAGCCTTGGGGTTCTCAGTCACCCTTCAGAAGGGCTGGACTCTCCTTCATTTATTCTTTAAGGATCCCAGGTGTCTTAGCCCATGGATTTAGATTGCCCTGCAGGGGCAAGCAGCCCATTTCTTCTGTGTGCTGAAGATTCAGTGGAGATGACCATGAGCTCGTTCTGAATCAGGACTACAGCCCTTCAGTAGCATTTGTCAGATGAAGGGAACCAAAGACATTGTGCTGTGGATCAAGTTCAGGGTCTCTTTTGTAAAACTGGGGAAACAGAGTCACTGACAATGGAAATGTTATGCTGAGTGTCACTTGGCGGGACAAGGACATAGCCAAAAATGTTCCCACTTCAGTCTGTTCTCCACAGAGCCATCCACAGAAATGAAGAGGCTTGCAACATGTTTTAGAAAGTAGACGGCAAAGAATGTAGCCAACCTTGCCCACTTCTCCACCCTTTGAGAAAAAGGATCTGGAATGGTTATTATTAATTAaagggtttgtttattttttcagcaAAACTCAAGGTCTAATTGATCTCTTGGGTCCCAGCTAGGGGTGACAAAGAGGATCTCACACGCCACAGCCTACCTCCTTCGTGTTAAAAAGTTGTAGATGTTTTATTATTGTTGCATAGATTTCTAAAATCTCCACCAATAGAACTTCTAACTAAAGCCCAGGGCACGATTTGGGGGACATAGTTTTAAATTACTACTGATCAGCAGAGATTTTTGTGCAGATTGTCATTTAGCATTGGCGTGGAGGAGGTAGAGGTCCTATACAGCATTCTTCAGCCCATAAACTCAAGTCAAGATTGTCCATGTCCCCAAAAGCTTTAGGTCAGTGTATATGAAATAAGAAATAAATAGGTAGTGTTGATAAAGTGactgaatgaggaaaaaaaatccatgccaaGAAGTCACAAGCAGCAAAGGCAACAACACCTGAGCTGCTGTTCTCAGGGGCTCATGATTAGGGATGTATTTTCAAGTTAGACTTAATGGGAGCTTTGCAGATTTTTCCGAGATATGAAATCTGAGTTCTGCATTCAGAAGAAGGGGAAGAACATTGCTACTGTCCTTCTAAGAGAGAGTTATTTGGGGAAAATCCTCTTTCCATTAAAACTAGAACTGGGAGCTTGGACAGGTTTAATGAGATGTGTGGGACCAGAACAGACTAGGGAACTTGAGCAGGCACAGATTGTTTTTGGTCACACATCGCTGCTGTTTCTCCTGACAAAGGATTGTGCCCTTGATCGTCTGCATCTCCAAAACGGTAAGTACTATACGCTGTATGGGCTTCTTGCAGCCCCAACCCATATTGAACTGGTGTCAGAAGGACTCTCTGTATTGCCTTTGCATTGCATTGGATGAGACTCAAAAGGTTTCAAGATGGGTGATTTGGGTAATTTTAAATCTGAAGATGCCACTTATGTGGGTGTTCAACAGAAGGACAGATCTTATGGTTCAAGGGAAAAGAATAAACTGGGGGAATGTTTTCATTGGAAATTTGTAACCCAATATAGTGGCCGAGTGACATCAGTGTGAATGCTCAAAATGGCTGGCATGATAGAGAGGAGAGGTCTTTGCATTTTTCCTGTTGGCTTCCACAGGTGATTAATTCCTCTGCTTCAGTAAAATCCTCCTCCTTGCTCCTAGTGACTTAAACAAGTAGTTAGACTCCATATATGTTAGGAGCTATTTGGTGCATCAATAGCTTTCACACTGGAAAATAAGAAAGATAATATCCTAGTCTGGTTTGTGCAAATCAGCAAGGCAAATTAATTATGCAGTATCTACTGACAGGTTCAGGTAAAATATGGGTTAATATTGGGAAGTACTCCCAATTTATTACACCTTCACATAAACTGTTGATATAAGATTATGTATGACACAATAGTTACAGAAGATATATTGCTTTGCTGTGCAGAGGACTTTTTTTGTCCTGGttgttccatttttctttttgagtTCTGTTCTACAATCCCATGGATGTGGTTCTGTAACATCATAACTGTTCTGCAAATGCATTGTTGTTATTGAAGATATTAATGATACTTTGGAAAGGATTAGCTTTTCTGCGATCAATTATACACATGTTTAGGATGATGGACAGAGAACAGGGACTCTGCCAAAGTGGTTTTTTGTGTAATGTGAGTCTCAATGACACATTGTGAATGCACAACAGCAGATTCTATGCTGTGGCTTGTGCAACAAAGTCCATTTACACCAGAAGAGTGTCAACCCCTTTGAATTCTCCTCATCAGAAGAGTCTGGGCAGCCAACCGTTGGAACGAATCAGCTGGGCATGTAGCAGATTGTGCATCACTTGAAGGCTTTAAACAAGAATCTAAATCCTGGTGAAACTATGTGATTTGCTGAAATGGATATTTGGGGCTAGATCCCTTCCCACCTATTAGGTCGGCTAATATATAGACTTCAACATATAGATTTAATCCTATTCAACCTTGCTTAAGTctctgagggaaaaaaatccatctcCGTTTGTAACAAAATATGATTAAATGTCTTTGAAAGAAGACTCACAAAAAGGTAAAAAACTTGTGATtctttaatctggagaagagaggaatgATTGGGAATTCGATAATAGACTTCAAATCTCTGATAGCTGGTTAGGAAGAGGGTGGTGATAGGATATTTTCTGTGGCCACAAGGAACCAGACCAAAAGCAATGGTTTTAAAATTCAGGAAAGCAAATGTAGGATTTGTGTTAGGCAGAACTTTCTCACTCAGCAAATGGTTATACCTTAGAAGAGGCTGGAATATCTATTTCTGGAATTACAAAGGGTGGTTTAGACAAGCAGAGGGCTGGAATAATTTAGTGAGGGATGAACTTATTTTGATcaaggggttggagtagatgaccttttCAGATTCCTACCAGTcccatttttctgtgttttttgatTATATGATCATGTTAGCCTTAaggctaaatcacaaaaaagtcaGTGACGAGGAGGAGTACCTATGTGATTTTCACattaatagtttttcagggaATGGAGTAGAGTGGaagagtgtcacatgtagatgcctatATCCATGTAGGCATCTAAAGGTGGAATAGGATCGGGCCCAGTGCATTAGATATAGATTAGCTGGGTTAGAAATTGTGTTATATGTTCTGCTGAAACCGATTAGTATCATCCACTCTGGCCTTAGCATTTAGAGTATAACACACTATTTTGACCATCTGCCCTGATTTTCCACTTGATTCAGATCATATGATTTCATCCAGTTCTCTCTGCATCAAAACATAATCAAATGGCTAAGCTACAGTATACTTTTTAGAAAGACAGCAGAACATTATTCACACTATTCAAAAATAAGACCTAGTCCCAAACATTGAGTTTTATTGAACCTTTTTTGATAACTGGGCCCAAAAACGACAAGTTCTCAAAAACctttgctgctttaaaaaaaaatagaaaattgtgTCTAGCCTGAGTTTCTCAAGGCCCAATAAACTCTTGCTTACTGTTTTCTGAATAATCTGACATCAGTAATAAGTTCTTGGGACAAAAACAATTCTCCAGTGTGGCTGGTGATCACCTGTAGCCAAGGCACTAGGAAACAGTGGAGTAAAGAAACGATCTACCATCTTTTGtatgatttttttcatagaattGTGGGTGGTCTTTCCCATAAAGAGGGATCCTATTCATTCCAAACTGTTTATTCTATTCTAGTCCAAGAGGTTGAAAGTGAGGTACCATGCAGAACCAAACAGCAGTGACTGAGTTCATCCTCTTGGGCTTCACAGAGACCCGATGGCTGCAGATCCTGCTCTTCCTGGCTCTCCTCTTCGCTTACCTCCTGACCATGACTGGGAACATTGTCATCATCACCATCACCCTGGTGGACCGCCGCCTTCatacccccatgtatttcttcctccgGAACTTCTCTGTTTTAGAAATAGGCTTCACCTCTGTTGTCATACCCAAGATGCTCAGCAACCTCTTGTCTGTGAGGAAAACAATCTCGGTGGTGGCTTGCTTCATTCAATtattcttctatttttttctggGGGTCACAGAGTTTTTTCTCTTGGCCACTATGTCCTTTGACCGTTATGTTGCCATCTGCAACCCACTCCGCTACCCGGTCATCATGAACAGCCACCTCTGTATCCAGTTGGTGATGATCTGTTGGctgggcagcctcctgtctgTCCTCATAACAACCATTATCATTtcccagctgccattttgtgGCCCAAATGTCATtgaccatttcttctgtgataaTTCGCCTCTCTTCAAACTGGCCTGTGCTGATACACGGCTCATTGAGCTGATTAACTTTATTCTAGCTGTAATCATACTGCTCGGCACATTGGTCATCACAGCCGTGTCTTACATCCATATCATCTCCACCATTCTGCGCCTCCCATCTGCCAAAGAGAGGCAACGGGCAttctccacctgctcctcccacatCATCGTTGTCACCATGTTCTACGGCAGCTGCATCTTTATGTATGTCCGGCCAACACGGgccaggggactggacctgaacAAAGGGGTGGCCATTCTCAACACAGTGGTCACCCCTCTGTTGAACCccttcatctacagcctgaggaacaaacAAGTACAGGAGGTACTGAGAGACTTAAGTGCTACGTTTTTTAATAAGTTGAAATGCTGATGGATGAACAAAAGTGCCTATGGGCATAAGAGATGTGCAGCCTTATGCACCTGAATCAGAATGTAGGCCACCAAGTCAGCAAGGAGGCCTCAAGAAGTTCCCCTTTTTATAGCAGATTTTGGTCATCCCTGTTAAAGGTAAACCTATGTTAATACCCATATGTACCAATGGAGGGGACATGAAGGGACAGCAAGGTAAAGCAACCTGCCCAACTTCACAGAGCAGATTGTGCAATGTAACCCCATTGTGTCCCCACTCTGATGTCTACTGAAGGCTCTCACTGCCTTCCAAAACTTTTGATTCCAATTCTGACATGTTCGGATATTTTCAAAGGACACTGTGGTAACACTAATCACTTCACTGGGGTTTTCAGAATTCACATTCTAGAAGCCCTTCCaaccttattaaaaaaaagataaaatagagAAAGTAGAACTCATCTAATGGGATTAGGTTCTTGGATACTTCTGAAAACCCCTCAATTTATCTTAATGTCCTTAAGAATCATTTTGTTCACAGAACTGAAAATCTGACAATACAGGCAACACCCCTTAGTCCAAGGGCTGTATATTTCTTTAGTCCAAGGGCTGTATATTCCTTTAGAGTGGAGAAGTAGCTTTTGCTAGCAGGGAGGAATCCTGTAGTTTTTCCAAGCCAATTGCAGTAGAAGATGGCATGAGTGGTGAAAGCCCTTCATTGGGACATACCACAAGAAAATACAATATGTGGTTTTATGTTCTGATTTTGGTCATTTTCCTCATTATGACTGATATAATCCTTTTGTCTATATTCCTAGGAAAGTTAATAATCATAGCAATTATAATAAGCACAACAAGTATTATCaaaatgatggtggtggtggaagTGGTTGTAGTGTAGGCATAAAACACAAAACCAGAAATTATTTTCCATCTCTTTCTAGAAAACAGACCATCAGTTCAAGGAACATTAATGTTTAGTAAAGCTATTATTTGGAGCCCTGAGtggggttttgctttactatggttcagccctgctccaatctctgcttctcgcccctctaacttctgtctcatttctccctctcctgcttcaccgccacctccaacacctgtcctgagctcctctctgcctccaaaacccctgtttctttgccactgtcttatccccactgccttttcccctgagaaaCCAGGTTTCtgtttcagtttctttcctggctgtcttctccttgccatcacttatctgcccccccataTCTGacctgtctgcctcagtttccagccccaagctcccaggtttctgtctctctctttttcctgcctgtctcctccttgccaccaggcttctttttttcccccttcccttgcaccagtgacttcaagtaaccctggggccacttgatcttaaataaacccaagcctcagttcttcagccagcttctctctagtccactggttctaatcctggttctggcgattttcattccctacactttaactctctctctctcaccttaaccttcccccaagtatcccaggtgtcccaagcacacacatacatactgtgctatccaagttaggaacttacttaTGTGTAGGTggattgtatgtgtgtgaactggtgagtgtgtgtgtatatatatatatatatatatatgtaattgtgtgcatgatatatgaattagttatctgtgtatgtgtactgagtgtgcatgtatggacaattgatttttgtctaacttttggggtgtagagtgtatgtgcttgaattggtgataggggtttaggttgtagccgtgttggtctaaggacataggcagacaaggttccttgggtgaatttgatatcttttattagaccaacccaaatagttggagaatatttattaagcaagctttcgggttcaaaaacccttcgtcaggctaaggaagtttcagcagttggtgtgtgctcttcctggatgaattggtgataggtatagtttcatagttttgtagCATGAAAAACTCAGCAGTGCCTAAGATAACATAGAAAAAGCATTGAACAAGACATCCAGCTGCAGATATCAACTTGGTGCCTGATGCCAGATTGAACAAAACCATCGGGATGGTAACAGAGGTGAAGCCAATCTCCAAGAGGGAGAAGTTCCTAAGGAGAAAATACATGGCAGTCTGGACGTGCCTGGAGTATGCATGTGCCTacgctagtttggatgtgtatgtgcctgagctggtagtgtgtgtgtgtgtgtgtgtgtgtgtgtgtgtgtgtgtgtgcatccaattgatttgtgtgttgtatatgtgcaattgtgtcacaccctcctgtctaacagcacaatattgagatcctgagagttggcctgaccccacagggcaacatatGAATGGGCTTATAATAATTACAATAAGAACAATAAAAACCACATTTGGGAAACAGGAAAATGAAAGCAAGCAGAGCATGGCCCTCCACCTCTCATGTTTGCAGCTTTTcaagaaaggaaaacaagacTTTGGCACTTTCCAAAACTTTCTGAAGTGATGATCAACATAAGGCTTGTTGTAATGTCTCAGTTGGATCCTACTCCTCATAAGGTAATTAGTCTCCAGAGGAATTCTTGTGACAGCATATGGGAAAAGTAAAAAGGAAAAGATAATAAATGGGACCTAGAAACACAAATGGCCCTTTGCCATAGGCAGCAGTTATGGCAAGAAGTCATTCTGTTCAACTAGACTGAAATAATTATTTCACAGAAAAAGACAGCATTTTTTGGAGCCCCTTACCTATATCACTGTATATTCAATCAGTTACATGGCTGTTCTATTATTAATATTACTAATCATCATAGACCACCAACATTTTCATTTGCCACTAAGCAAGTAGCTCGCATGGAGAACAGAACCAAGGTGACAGAGTTCATCCTCGTGGGATTCACAGATGTTCGTTGGTTGCAGATCCTGCTCTTCTTCTCACTTCTCCTTATCTATCTCTTGATCGTATTGGGAAATGTTGTCATCATCTCTCTCACCCTGCTGGACCGGCACCTCCAGACCCCCATGTATTTTCTCCTTAGGAACTTCTCCCTCTTGGAGATCGGCTTCACCTCTGCTACCATCCCGATGGTTTTGTTCAATCTGGCATCAGGCACCAAGTTGATATCTGCAGCTGGATGTCTTGCCCAATTCTTTTTCTATGT
Coding sequences:
- the LOC132251518 gene encoding olfactory receptor 6E1-like, with the protein product MQNQTAVTEFILLGFTETRWLQILLFLALLFAYLLTMTGNIVIITITLVDRRLHTPMYFFLRNFSVLEIGFTSVVIPKMLSNLLSVRKTISVVACFIQLFFYFFLGVTEFFLLATMSFDRYVAICNPLRYPVIMNSHLCIQLVMICWLGSLLSVLITTIIISQLPFCGPNVIDHFFCDNSPLFKLACADTRLIELINFILAVIILLGTLVITAVSYIHIISTILRLPSAKERQRAFSTCSSHIIVVTMFYGSCIFMYVRPTRARGLDLNKGVAILNTVVTPLLNPFIYSLRNKQVQEVLRDLSATFFNKLKC